The genomic stretch ATTCAAGGTGGAATACCTGCAGAAGATCGAGCGCGAAGTCCAGGAGCGCTGGGAAAAGGAACAAGTCCATCAGACCGATGCACCGGCGGCGCCAAAGAAGGAACAGTCGGAGAAATTCTTCGTCACGTTTCCCTTTCCCTACATGAATGGACGTCTGCATTTGGGCCATACATTTAGTTTGTCCAAGGCGGAGTTCGCCGTGCGGTACCATCGGCTGAAGGGACGTCGCGTCCTGTGGCCCTTTGGCTTCCATTGCACTGGAATGCCGATCAAGGCATGTGCCGACAAGTTGACGCGCGAAATGGAACTGTTTGGCTATCCTCCCCAGTTTCCAGAGGCGGTGGAAGAGGCACCCGTTGAGGAGACCAAGTCGGAGATACCCAAAGATAAGTCTAAGGGCAAGAAAAGCAAGGCTGTGGCCAAGACGGGAGCGGCCAAATACCAGTGGCAGATCATGCAGAGTCTGGGCCTCAAGGATGAGGAAATCAAAGAGTTCTCCGACCCCCAGCATTGGCTGAACTACTTCCCACCTCTGGCGATACAGGACCTAAAGAGCATTGGTGCCCACATCGATTGGCGGCGCAAATTTATCACAACGGATGCTAATCCCTTCTTTGATTCGTTTGTCCGCTGGCAGTTCAATCATCTGAAGCAGCGCGGCAAGATTATGTACGGAAAGCGCTACACCATCTACTCACCCAAGGATGGACAGCCGTGCATGGACCACGATCGTTCCACTGGCGAGGGCGTGGGCCCGCAGGAGTACACTCTGATAAAAATGAAAGTGCTGCAGGCACCCAAAGTATTGAGGTCTGAAATAGTCATTTATTACCCCGCTTCGATCGTGATTTAAGTGGTGTTTCTTTTGCAGCGCTATCAAGAAACCCATTTACATGGTTGCCGCCACACTGCGGCCGGAGACGATGTACGGCCAGACCAATTGCTGGCTGCATCCGGACATCAAGTACATTGCGTGGCAGACCTCTCGGGATGAAGTTTGGATCAGTACTCGTCGTGCTGCGCGGAACATGGCATACCAGGGATTCACTGCCGAGGAGGGCAATATTGTTGTGCTGGCCGAGATCACAGGCCTAGAGCTGTTGGGTACTCCCCTCTCGGCACCATTGACGTCCCACAAAATCATATACACGCTTCCGATGCTAAGCATCAAAGCGGACAAGGGCACGGGTGTGGTTACCTCAGTGCCTTCCGACTCGCCCGACGATTACGCTGCCCTGGTTGATCTGCAGAAGAAGGAGGCGTTCCGCCAGAAGTACGGACTAAAAGATGAGATGGTTCTGAACTATGAGCCTTTCCCGATCATTGAGGTGCCTACGCTGGGCAAGCTCTGTGCCGTTCATGCCTACAATACACTTAAGATTCAGTCTCAAAACGACAAGGACAAGCTCGCCGAAGCCAAGGAAATGTGCTACCTGAAGAGTAAGCGACTGCCGCCTTATAGAGATTCAcattcatatttaatttggAATACTTTTTAGGTTTCTATGACGGCATCATGTTGGTTGGGGAATTTGCCGGCAGCAAAGTCCAGGATGTCAAGAAGAATCTGCAAAAGAAGATGGTGGATGCCAACGAGGCGGAAGTCTACTATGAGCCGGAGAAGACCATCTTGTCTCGCTCGGCCGATGAGTGTGTGGTGGCGCTGTGCAATCAGTGGTACGTCACCTACGGCGAAACCGTTTGGAAGGAGCAGGCTTTCAAGATACTGCACGACATGGAGACCTTTCACGAAGAGGCACGCAACAATTTCGAGGCGTGTCTGAACTGGCTGCATGAGTACGCTTGCTCGCGCACCTACGGTCTGGGCACCAAGCTACCGTGGGACGAGCAGTGGCTGATTGAGTCTTTGTCGGACTCCACCATCTACATGGCATACTATACAGTTGTGCATCTGATACAGGGCGGAAGCCTTCGTGGCGAGAAGCCCGGTCCCTTTGGTATGTCAATTTTCGTTCAATTTAATGATATACCCTCTTAATTTATTACCATCTTTGTTGTAGGCATCACACCAGCTGACATGACCTCTGAGGTCTGGGACTATATCTTCTTCAAAGAGACACCGCCACCAAAGAAGTCAAACATTAAGCTGGAGCATTTGGCTGTGTTGCGTCGCGAGTTCGAGTATTGGTATCCCATGGATCTACGGGTTTCTGGCAAGGATCTGATCAATAACCATCTGACTTTCACTCTGTACAATCATGCCGCCATTTGGCCCAAAGATGACACAAAGTGGCCCAAGGGCATGCGCGTGAATGGACACCTGCTGCTCAATTCCGCAAAGATGTCCAAGTCGGATGGCAATTTCCTCACCCTAACCGATGCCGTGGAAAAGTTCTCGGCCGATGGCATGCGTCTGTGTCTAGCCGATGCCGGTGACAGCATTGAGGATGCCAACTTTGTCGTGAGCACAGCGGATGCGGGCATCTTGCGGCTGTTCACGTTCATCGAGTGGGTCAAAGAGATGCTGGAAACGAAAAGCACTCTGAGAAAGGGCGCCGCCAGAACGTTTAATGATCAGGTTTTCCTCAGCGAGCTGAACCTCAAGACACAGCAGACGGACGACAACTATCGGAAGATGCTGTTTAAGGAGGCTCTTAGGAGCGGTTTCTATGAGCTGCAGCTGGCCCGCGACAAGTACCGCGAGCTGTGCGGCACCCAGGGTATGCACGTGGAGCTGGTGCTAGAGTTCATACGTCGTCAGGCTCTGCTGGTGGCTCCTATCTGCCCGCACATGGCGGAACACGTTTGGGGACTGTTGGGTAACAAGGAGTCCATTGTCCACGCTCGCTGGCCCGAGGTAGGGGCCATCAATGAGCTCGATATTATGAGCTCCGAGTACCTCATGGAGTCGGCTCACGCCTTCCGTCTCAACCTAAAGaacctgctgcagctgaaggCCAAGGGTGGCAAAGAGAAGGCACTGGATCCGCAGACAGCGAAACCCAATCGTGCCCTCATTTGGGCTGCCAAAACCTATCCGCCCTGGCAGTGCTGTGTCCTGGACACCATGCGGGAGCTGTTCAACAAGTCCAAGGCCTTGCCGGACAACAAGGTGATTGCTGCCACCCTCCAACAGAAGGCAGAACTCAAGAAGTTCATGAAGCGAGTGATGCCGTTCGCTCAAATGATTCGCGAAAAAGTGGAGTCCGGCAAGGGAGTAGCGGCCCTGGCTGTAAACCTGGATTTCGATGAGCGGCAAGTGCTAATCAGCAATCTGGAGTACCTCAAGAACACCCTGGATGTGAGATAAATCCCACAGTTAATATAGTTCTCCATTAACTCTTATGCTTTGTTTTTTCATAGCTGGATTCTCTGGAAGTAAAGTATACCGATGATCCCTCAGCACCAGAGAAAACTCGCGAGGAAGTGCGCCCTGGCTCGCCTTTCATCAGCTTTAGTGTGGCACCCAATGTGAGCGTTGAGCTGGTGAATCCCACAGAGCGTTCGTCGCTCTTCCAAATCAACACCATCATCTCCGAGGGCGATACAGTGCAGTCGTTGCGTGAGAAGATCTCCAAAGTAATTGGGCTCAAAACGGATCTGTCTAATCTTAAAATCTGGCGATTCGATGATCTACTGCTGGGTCCCCGCAAGATACCCAACTTTCAGGATTATAAAACGGGCAAAACGCTGCTCAGCGAGGGAAATTTCATCTTGGATGTCGCCGCCAAGCGAGTGAGCGTGGAGCAGGGAGGCAAATTAACCGAAGTGGGTCGGAATCTGATCTATGTGGTAGAGTAAATAGATGCGGTTAAATAGGTGCATACTAAACTAATTTATTCACAAAGGGAATGAGTAACCTTTTACAACAAGTTGATGGCTATTAAAGAATTAACTTACTGTACTGCCAAATGCATTTGACCCAATTACAAATACCCATATACCTTATAATGGCTGCAAGCGATTTGATTACGAGCTCACCCAAGGCCAAGAGCCAGTATTTTTAGAGACCACATCCCATAAGCCAGCCCTCAGAAGTACCCTAAAGAGGGTATGACAATTTTGAGCAGATGTTTGCAACGCAAAGAACGCACCTATGAACGCAAACTAGTCTCCCAGTTTGGAAGCTAACATAAGCAAACTGTACACATGCTCCTTTATGACTCTGTAGATCATG from Drosophila pseudoobscura strain MV-25-SWS-2005 chromosome 4, UCI_Dpse_MV25, whole genome shotgun sequence encodes the following:
- the LeuRS gene encoding leucine--tRNA ligase, cytoplasmic is translated as MANIERKGTFKVEYLQKIEREVQERWEKEQVHQTDAPAAPKKEQSEKFFVTFPFPYMNGRLHLGHTFSLSKAEFAVRYHRLKGRRVLWPFGFHCTGMPIKACADKLTREMELFGYPPQFPEAVEEAPVEETKSEIPKDKSKGKKSKAVAKTGAAKYQWQIMQSLGLKDEEIKEFSDPQHWLNYFPPLAIQDLKSIGAHIDWRRKFITTDANPFFDSFVRWQFNHLKQRGKIMYGKRYTIYSPKDGQPCMDHDRSTGEGVGPQEYTLIKMKVLQAPKVLSAIKKPIYMVAATLRPETMYGQTNCWLHPDIKYIAWQTSRDEVWISTRRAARNMAYQGFTAEEGNIVVLAEITGLELLGTPLSAPLTSHKIIYTLPMLSIKADKGTGVVTSVPSDSPDDYAALVDLQKKEAFRQKYGLKDEMVLNYEPFPIIEVPTLGKLCAVHAYNTLKIQSQNDKDKLAEAKEMCYLKSFYDGIMLVGEFAGSKVQDVKKNLQKKMVDANEAEVYYEPEKTILSRSADECVVALCNQWYVTYGETVWKEQAFKILHDMETFHEEARNNFEACLNWLHEYACSRTYGLGTKLPWDEQWLIESLSDSTIYMAYYTVVHLIQGGSLRGEKPGPFGITPADMTSEVWDYIFFKETPPPKKSNIKLEHLAVLRREFEYWYPMDLRVSGKDLINNHLTFTLYNHAAIWPKDDTKWPKGMRVNGHLLLNSAKMSKSDGNFLTLTDAVEKFSADGMRLCLADAGDSIEDANFVVSTADAGILRLFTFIEWVKEMLETKSTLRKGAARTFNDQVFLSELNLKTQQTDDNYRKMLFKEALRSGFYELQLARDKYRELCGTQGMHVELVLEFIRRQALLVAPICPHMAEHVWGLLGNKESIVHARWPEVGAINELDIMSSEYLMESAHAFRLNLKNLLQLKAKGGKEKALDPQTAKPNRALIWAAKTYPPWQCCVLDTMRELFNKSKALPDNKVIAATLQQKAELKKFMKRVMPFAQMIREKVESGKGVAALAVNLDFDERQVLISNLEYLKNTLDLDSLEVKYTDDPSAPEKTREEVRPGSPFISFSVAPNVSVELVNPTERSSLFQINTIISEGDTVQSLREKISKVIGLKTDLSNLKIWRFDDLLLGPRKIPNFQDYKTGKTLLSEGNFILDVAAKRVSVEQGGKLTEVGRNLIYVVE